A portion of the Oncorhynchus gorbuscha isolate QuinsamMale2020 ecotype Even-year linkage group LG19, OgorEven_v1.0, whole genome shotgun sequence genome contains these proteins:
- the LOC124004681 gene encoding OTU domain-containing protein 7B-like, giving the protein MTLDMDAVLSDFVRSTGAEPGLARDLLEGKNWDLTAALSDFEQLRQVHAGNLSYSFAEERTYPGPEKEMARVGRPLLHRQEEVLQGENSATEKRLSRGISHASSTIVSLARSHVSSTGNCSSEPLLDTPLCTFQLPDLTVYRDDFRGFIERDLIEQSMMVALEHAGRLNWWTRVGPNCQSLLPLATSGDGNCLLHAASLGMWGFHDRDLMLRKSLYALMDHGQERESLRRRWRWQQTLQNKESGLVYTEEEWQKEWNELLKLASSEPRIHYSTNGSNGTESSEEPVYESLEEFHVFVLAHVLRRPIVVVADTMLRDSGGEAFAPIPFGGIYLPLEVPAAKCHRSPLVLAYDQAHFSALVSMEQKDGSKEQVVIPLTDSEHKMLPVHFAVDPGKDWEWGKDDTDNVMLASVTLSLEAKLQLLHSYMTVTWLPLPCEQAPLAQPESPTASAGEDARTPPDSGESDKESVSSSSNGDAMTTAGAASAGGGVSTKNSSSSSSSSNSSATLTTSTGGKEKPKKEKDKDKKRADSVANKLGSFGKSLGSKLKKNVGGLMTGKNAGVGGAKQEGTEKKKSSLRGRKGSKDSSPSAHASEDSGKGSPSSGSERQNGTGGGSSESDPYKYSADVKASLSILRAAMQGERKFIFAGLLITSNRQPFQEEMIQRYLSDAEERFRVEQEQQRREAERKGSTNGIQQPKKEATAGTEVGYRTYEPKEELAESSPPNFSHLKSSSFNPSLYSGVVPIPRPTFMDQPPSPAPLTQHPHMHGYMETRRQLAGGSPASSYPGLPSYATLPRHCPPQAPVPLSPFRLIPSFAPSYLPEHDPPDYPTSDPVGGGYTNGFRDLRAALDVPRSGPLPVRHYSLGSAGGLSSRCRTPSCNYYGHPETGNYCSCCYREELKRRETEPAIHRF; this is encoded by the exons ATGACCTTGGATATGGACGCAGTCCTGTCCGACTTTGTCCGTTCCACTGGAGCCGAACCAGGACTAGCCAGAGACCTGCTAGAGG GGAAGAACTGGGATCTCACCGCTGCCCTCAGTGACTTTGAACAGCTGCGACAAGTGCATGCTGGGAACCTGTCGTACTCTTTTGCTGAGGAGAGGACGTACCCAGGCCCGGAGAAGGAGATGGCCAGAGTGGGGCGCCCCCTTCTTCACCGTCAAGAGGAGGTGCTGCAAGGTGAAAACAGTG CCACAGAGAAGCGTCTATCGAGAGGCATCTCCCATGCCAGCTCTACCATCGTGTCCCTGGCACGGTCACACGTCTCCAGTACGGGCAACTGTAGTAGTGAGCCCCTTCTGGACACGCCTCTGTGCACATTCCAGCTGCCCGACCTCACCGTGTACCGGGACGACTTTCGTGGCTTCATCGAGAGGGACCTCATTGAGCAATCTATGATGGTGGCCCTAGAGCACGCCG GCCGACTCAATTGGTGGACACGGGTGGGTCCTAACTGTCAGAGTCTATTGCCATTGGCGACGAGTGGGGACGGAAACTGCCTGTTACATGCAGCGTCATTGG GTATGTGGGGCTTTCATGACCGTGACCTGATGCTGCGGAAGTCTCTGTATGCACTGATGGACCACGGCCAGGAGAGGGAGTCGCTGAGACGCAGGTGGAGGTGGCAGCAGACCCTGCAGAACAAAGAG tcTGGTCTGGTGTACACAGAGGAGGAGTGGCAGAAGGAGTGGAATGAGCTGCTAAAACTGGCCTCCAGTGAACCTAGGATACACTACAGCACCAATGGCAGCAATGG GACGGAGTCATCAGAGGAGCCTGTGTACGAGAGTCTGGAGGAGTTCCATGTGTTCGTCCTGGCCCATGTCCTGAGGAGGCCCATAGTAGTGGTGGCAGACACCATGCTCAGGGACTCTGGAGGAGAGG CTTTTGCCCCAATCCCATTCGGAGGGATTTATCTGCCCCTGGAGGTGCCAGCTGCCAAGTGCCATCGCTCGCCCTTAGTACTGGCGTACGACCAGGCCCACTTCTCTGCCCTCGTCTCCATGGAGCAGAAGGATGGCTCGAAAGAGCAAG TTGTGATCCCTCTCACTGACTCAGAACACAAAATGCTGCCTGTACACTTTGCAGTGGACCCTGGGAAGGACTGGGAATGGGGAAAGGATGACACGGACAATGTCATGTTGGCAAG tGTGACCCTGTCCCTGGAGGCAAAGCTCCAGCTGCTACACAGCTACATGACTGTCACCTGGCTGCCCCTGCCCTGTGAG CAGGCACCTTTGGCTCAGCCCGAGTCCCCCACTGCCTCTGCAGGAGAGGACGCCCGCACCCCTCCCGACTCAGGAGAATCCGACAAGGAGTCGGTCAGCAGCAGCTCCAACGGTGATGCAATGACGACAGCAGGGGCTGCCAGCGCAGGTGGAGGTGTGTCGACTAAGAACAGCTCCTCCTCCAGCTCGTCCAGTAACAGCTCGGCAACATTGACGACGAGTACGGGGGGAAAGGAAAAGCCCAAGaaggagaaagacaaagacaagaAAAGGGCTGACTCTGTGGCCAACAAGCTGGGCAGCTTCGGCAAGAGCCTGGGCAGTAAGCTTAAAAAGAACGTGGGCGGGCTGATGACGGGGAAGAATGCAGGAGTCGGCGGGGCCAAGCAGGAGGGCACAGAGAAGAAGAAAAGTTCGCTGAGGGGGCGGAAGGGCAGCAAGGACAGCTCGCCTTCGGCCCACGCCTCTGAGGACTCTGGGAAGGGCTCGCCGTCGTCGGGCAGTGAGCGTCAGAATGGCACGGGTGGTGGCAGCAGCGAGAGTGACCCGTATAAGTACAGTGCTGACGTGAAGGCGAGCCTGAGCATCCTGCGGGCGGCCATGCAGGGCGAGAGGAAGTTCATCTTCGCTGGCCTGCTCATCACCAGCAACCGCCAGCCCTTCCAGGAGGAGATGATCCAGCGCTACCTGTCTGACGCTGAGGAGCGCTTCCGGGTAGAGCAGGAGCAGCAGCGGAGAGAGGCAGAGCGGAAAGGAAGCACCAACGGCATCCAGCAGCCCAAGAAGGAGGCGACGGCAGGCACAGAGGTGGGCTACCGCACCTATGAACCGAAAGAGGAGCTGGCTGAGAGCTCACCGCCCAACTTCAGCCACCTCAAGTCGTCCTCATTCAACCCCTCACTCTACTCCGGCGTGGTGCCCATCCCCCGGCCAACCTTCATGGACCAGCCGCCCTCCCCGGCCCCACTCACTCAGCACCCACACATGCACGGCTACATGGAGACGCGGCGCCAGCTTGCAGGTGGCTCCCCAGCCTCGTCTTATCCCGGGCTGCCTTCCTATGCCACCCTCCCCCGCCACTGCCCCCCGCAGGCACCGGTACCCCTCAGCCCCTTTCGCCTCATCCCCTCTTTCGCACCCTCATACCTCCCCGAGCACGACCCTCCAGACTACCCCACCTCAGATCCTGTAGGCGGGGGCTACACTAACGGATTCCGGGACTTGCGCGCTGCCCTGGATGTTCCTCGCAGCGGGCCTCTCCCGGTCAGACACTACTCCCTGGGCAGCGCCGGAGGCCTGTCCAGCCGCTGCCGGACGCCCAGCTGCAACTACTACGGACACCCCGAGACGGGCAACTACTGCTCCTGCTGCTACCGAGAGGAGCTGAAGAGGAGGGAGACGGAGCCAGCCATCCACAGGTTCTGA